Proteins encoded by one window of Dendropsophus ebraccatus isolate aDenEbr1 chromosome 4, aDenEbr1.pat, whole genome shotgun sequence:
- the ORC6 gene encoding origin recognition complex subunit 6 isoform X2 — translation MCLQLAAASLNHPIDKDYLVRLSGLNKKVYVSCLKTFECLLGVDSKLSIRDLAVQHGCMEAVNTASKILNRYESSLPQAQQEHLDLSKPLFITAALYAACRCMKLKVEKNKLLATSGVKKGIFERLCIQLEKIGLQVCQENAAITQQPRKKQKTLLDCIVLDQGTASDDEDEEEIPRKQVCKETENKEKDYEEWKRRILENAAKASKPQ, via the exons gACTATCTGGTTCGATTATCTGGACTTAACAAGAAGGTCTATGTGAGCTGTCTAAAGACATTTGAGTGTCTGCTTGGTGTGGATTCCAAATTGAGCATAAGAGACCTTGCAGTACAGCATGGCTGCATGGAGGCTGTGAACACTGCATCCAAAATCCTCAACAG GTATGAATCCAGCCTACCACAGGCTCAGCAGGAACACCTTGATTTATCCAAACCGCTGTTCATCACAGCTGCTTTATATGCAGCATGCAG GTGCATGAAGTTGAAAGTGGAAAAGAATAAATTACTTGCTACATCAGGAGTGAAGAAGGGCATATTTGAGCGTCTGTGCATTCAGCTGGAGAAAATTGGTTTACAAGTCTGCC AGGAAAATGCAGCAATCACACAGCAACCACGAAAGAAACAGAAAACCTTACTGGACTGCATAGTACTAGATCAAG GAACAGCATCTGATGATGAAGATGAGGAGGAGATTCCACGCAAACAGGTGTGCAAAGAGACTGAAAACAAGGAGAAGGATTATGAGGAGTGGAAGAGAAGGATACTAGAAAATGCAGCCAAAGCTTCAAAACCACAATAG